In Schistocerca cancellata isolate TAMUIC-IGC-003103 chromosome 7, iqSchCanc2.1, whole genome shotgun sequence, a genomic segment contains:
- the LOC126092162 gene encoding uncharacterized protein LOC126092162, producing the protein MRMTVGNWYINKIGIPLQIAKIVMECAKDVGVQSDLPVFWSREATLALLNAYEVQRDRLGKDFRFKNYMWVAISLALKNEMGMNFTPAQCENRWRVLLRSYKRATDNNLKLSRRRKDFVYQDAMQKILKGEDIIRPVPQSDETGVLSSGGKSNLQVGNNGGEPETVPNSGNELLINSGKSNANSEVISSEPEPTAGSGKQLFIIRGNSSVNSDGISSEPAPLPSKNFFIISAKPTMNSDVICRPSETEPSLNSGKQLFIITGKPCVNNDRISGEPDPATGSNKQLFIISAKTNGNSDRINSEPELTPSSSKQLLLISGKSNGNSDGISSEPELTPSSSSKQLSLISGKSNGNSDGISSEPELTPSSSSSSRRQLLLISGKSNVNSDRSSNKPEPPPSSNEPAPAASSSKQLFTNPSESSVSPPEKRRNLKRSFLQQIRADRKLYYEKKLEVDRERLEGLERRNDELLQLKKMKLQQAERMIAFEEEKLKCEKEKLVISSEKLKMYRRLVQLQEESNDILRSINDQFDFLL; encoded by the exons atgcgcatgacggTTGGAAACTGGTACATAAACAAAATTGGTATTCCGCTGCAAATTGCGAAAATCGTGATGGAATGCGCCAAAG ATGTCGGCGTACAGAGTGACCTTCCAGTATTCTGGAGCCGAGAAGCGACGCTAGCTTTATTGAACGCGTATGAGGTACAGAGGGATCGCTTAGGTAAAGACTTTCGTTTTAAGAACTACATGTGGGTTGCAATATCCCTCGCACTGAAGAATGAGATGGGGATGAACTTCACGCCAGCCCAGTGCGAGAACAGGTGGAGAGTTCTTTTGCGCAGTTACAAGAGAGCGACGGACAATAATTTGAAGTTATCGAGGAGAAGAAAGGACTTTGTGTACCAAGATGCGATGCAGAAGATACTGAAGGGAGAAGACATCATCAGACCAGTGCCGCAGTCGGATGAGACAGGTGTGCTTTCTAGTGGTGGGAAATCGAATTTACAGGTAGGGAACAATGGTGGTGAACCTGAGACAGTACCAAATAGTGGTAACGAATTATTAATTAATAGTGGAAAATCTAATGCGAACAGTGAAGTGATTAGTAGTGAACCTGAGCCAACAGCAGGTAGTGGTAAACAATTATTCATTATCCGAGGAAACTCCAGTGTGAATAGTGATGGGATTAGTAGTGAACCTGCGCCTTTACCAAGTAAAAATTTCTTCATTATCAGTGCAAAACCCACTATGAACAGTGATGTGATTTGTAGGCCTAGTGAAACCGAACCATCACTAAATAGTGGTAAACAGTTATTCATTATCACTGGAAAACCCTGTGTGAACAATGATAGGATTAGTGGTGAACCTGACCCAGCAACAGGTAGTAATAAACAATTATTCATTATCAGTGCAAAAACGAATGGGAACAGTGATAGGATTAACAGTGAACCTGAGCTAACACCAAGTAGTAGTAAACAATTGTTACTCATCAGTGGAAAATCCAATGGGAACAGTGATGGGATTAGTAGTGAACCTGAGCTGACACcaagtagtagtagtaaacaattATCACTCATCAGTGGAAAATCCAATGGGAACAGTGATGGGATTAGTAGTGAACCTGAGCTGAcaccaagtagtagtagtagtagtagaagacaaTTATTACTTATCAGTGGAAAATCCAATGTGAACAGTGATAGGAGTAGTAATAAACCTGAGCCACCGCCAAGTAGTAATGAACCTGCACCAGCAGCAAGCAGTAGCAAACAGTTATTTACTAATCCTTCTGAATCATCAGTTAGTCCACCAGAAAAGAGAAGGAACCTGAAACGGTCGTTCTTACAACAGATAAGAGCTGACAGGAAACTTTACTACGAGAAAAAACTGGAAGTAGACAGGGAGAGACTTGAAGGCTTAGAAAGGAGAAATGATGAGTTACTGCAGTTAAAGAAAATGAAGCTTCAACAAGCAGAGAGAATGATTGCATTTGAAGAAGAAAAGctcaaatgtgaaaaagaaaaacttgtaatttctagtgaaaaattaaaaatgtatcgtAGGTTAGTTCAGCTACAAGAAGAAAGCAATGACATTTTGAGATCTATTAATGACCAATTTGATTTTTTACTATAA